A section of the Lepus europaeus isolate LE1 chromosome 10, mLepTim1.pri, whole genome shotgun sequence genome encodes:
- the LOC133768225 gene encoding apolipoprotein L6-like — MWSPKMEIVTQTSVAADSPAAVSAGASVLGSALASATAGGSPVLSAAGQGLGTAAGVTSIPASVLEHTHCGSTAQVIRKNIRAFRVARTHPHLATGQASARTSKQVQKVFEGTALAVSRTTRMLGGTVAIMSLCQHLAALSQDWEELQDGARAESAEELRAMASKLEEELTQCSRGPPLTAVTLPMRAQLKSVRGRDPPATQAPWRQAPDLRAGPVTGW; from the exons ATGTGGAGCCCCAAGATGGAGATCG TCACCCAGACCAGCGTGGCGGCCGACTCCCCGGCTGCAGTCTCTGCAGGCGCCAGCGTGCTGGGGTCAGCCCTCGCTTCTGCAACAGCAGGAGGAAGCCCGGTGCTCTCAGCTGCCGGCCAAGGTCTGGGCACCGCGGCTGGGGTCACCAGCATCCCGGCCAGCGTGTTAGAGCACACTCA TTGTGGAAGCACTGCCCAGGTTATCAGGAAGAACATCCGGGCCTTTCGGGTGGCCAGAACCCACCCGCACCTGGCCAcgggccaggcctcagccagaACGAGCAAGCAGGTGCAGAAGGTCTTCGAGGGCACGGCGCTGGCCGTGTCCAGAACCACTCGCATGCTGGGGGGGACAGTGGCCATCATGTCCCTTTGCCAGCACCTGGCCGCTCTCTCACAGGACTGGGAGGAACTGCAGGACGGGGCAAGGGCAGAGTCTGCCGAAGAGCTGAGGGCCATGGCGTCGAAGCTGGAGGAGGAGCTGACCCAGTGCAGCCGG GGTCCTCCTCTTACTGCTGTCACACTGCCGATGAGGGCTCAACTCAAGAGTGTGCGGGGCCGGGACCCACCAGCCACGCAGGCCCCCTGGCGCCAGGCTCCCGATCTCAGAGCCGGGCCGGTGACAGGCTGGTGA